The Candidatus Cloacimonadota bacterium genome includes a window with the following:
- a CDS encoding response regulator → MNKPKILIIDDEKNIRESIKRTFRQDDYLFYEAENGQQGLDQVEKEKPHILILDLNMPIMDGRQFLKKLKPKVSDPFSILVLTGQGFEKEIKYCYEHGARFFLGKPVSKYEMRGLVKNMIALERFKEKSKSELSIVYDALASSPSGTVIIDLKGVVTYANSAFYAMFQFDEKENIKGKRLINVIQMAETDVLQSLINTENDGKRVAKEMQVKFKDRDSMFMEVTTSNVSDHEDNIIGRMISFEDITKRKQSEQKQKIYARDLAKSLKDLKISQQNLQKAYLDTIYRLSIVAEYHDKDTGRHIIRVSYYSEIIAKNMGLSNQVIWDIKYAAPMHDIGKIGIAPDILNKPSSLNKEEFDLVKKHPQIGKMILSNSESSIIRMAEDIAAYHHERWDGGGYPDGLSGEEIPLSARIVALVDVFDAITTERPYKKPFSIDVACEIIRNESGKHFDPQVVKIFFDSLDEFSKIMQDLENITPKKVATYFQ, encoded by the coding sequence ATGAATAAGCCTAAAATATTAATTATTGATGATGAAAAAAACATAAGGGAATCAATAAAAAGAACTTTTAGGCAGGACGATTATCTTTTTTATGAAGCAGAAAACGGGCAACAGGGATTGGATCAAGTCGAAAAAGAAAAACCACACATTTTAATACTTGATTTGAATATGCCGATTATGGACGGAAGGCAATTCCTCAAAAAGTTAAAGCCAAAGGTTTCCGATCCGTTTTCAATCCTCGTTTTAACCGGTCAGGGATTTGAAAAAGAAATTAAATATTGTTATGAACACGGTGCAAGGTTTTTTTTAGGGAAACCCGTTAGCAAGTACGAAATGCGTGGATTAGTAAAAAATATGATCGCCTTGGAAAGATTTAAAGAAAAATCTAAGTCCGAGCTGAGCATAGTCTATGATGCCCTTGCATCATCACCAAGCGGAACTGTAATAATAGATTTGAAGGGAGTTGTTACTTATGCAAACAGTGCTTTTTACGCAATGTTCCAGTTTGATGAAAAGGAAAATATTAAAGGCAAACGTTTAATAAATGTTATTCAAATGGCAGAAACTGATGTTCTGCAAAGTCTGATAAATACGGAAAACGATGGGAAAAGAGTTGCAAAAGAGATGCAGGTAAAGTTCAAGGATAGAGACTCGATGTTCATGGAAGTTACAACTTCAAATGTTAGTGATCACGAGGATAATATAATTGGACGGATGATAAGTTTTGAGGACATTACCAAACGAAAACAATCTGAGCAGAAACAAAAAATATACGCAAGAGATTTGGCGAAAAGTTTGAAGGATTTGAAAATTAGCCAACAAAATTTGCAAAAAGCATATCTCGACACGATATACAGACTTTCTATTGTTGCAGAATATCACGATAAAGACACCGGAAGGCATATTATCCGCGTGAGTTATTATAGTGAGATTATTGCAAAAAATATGGGTTTATCAAACCAAGTAATCTGGGATATCAAATATGCTGCTCCAATGCATGATATTGGTAAAATTGGCATAGCCCCGGATATCCTAAACAAACCTAGCTCTCTCAATAAAGAAGAATTTGATTTAGTAAAAAAACATCCCCAAATTGGGAAAATGATTCTTTCCAATTCTGAGTCATCAATCATCCGAATGGCTGAAGATATTGCAGCTTATCACCACGAACGTTGGGATGGAGGCGGATATCCGGACGGTTTATCCGGAGAAGAAATTCCTCTCTCCGCCCGTATTGTGGCTTTAGTTGATGTGTTTGATGCGATAACAACGGAAAGACCTTACAAGAAGCCTTTTTCAATTGATGTTGCATGTGAAATAATTAGAAATGAAAGCGGAAAACACTTTGACCCACAAGTAGTTAAAATATTTTTTGATAGTTTGGATGAGTTTTCAAAAATTATGCAAGATTTAGAAAACATTACACCGAAAAAGGTTGCAACCTACTTTCAATAA
- a CDS encoding ATP-binding protein produces MKKIKIIAVEDDSLVAIDLKNKLEKIGYNVCGVYPNGRQAIKSIETNTPDLILMDIGIQGDIDGVETAEIIHEKYNLPIIYLTAYSDDATIKRVGFTPQCGYILKPYTQQSLRVNIETGLNRFRNKMEIEKNRNDLKNLVQGQNILFEIAKKISAEIEIDKLLKSTTETIQKAFGFYGVMIFLVDECTEESCLIMQTIAGGYENIFFKGFVIKIGEGMIGKAAQTKKTQFSNDVSKNPDYIRKREEIAKSEIAIPLLYRNKVIGVLDVQSRKKDAYKELDGILMETISSQIAVAIVNATLYKKLQIELKEKSKAQRDINMANEQLEGMVEKTNAFARRMEFKNLEHEIIFNTTAEGMLIVKKDFNISLVNNAVVELVGKPKNKITKKKCFEIFPNELCGTDKCTLKQIYSGKNHIEQEFLFKHKSGKQIPCLLTTNRFIGVSGETLGFVSSIKNMTRRKELERKLLQSQKLESIGQLAAGIAHEINTPTQYVGDNVHFMQEYFQGFLKIISHYDRMINSATPRSISQNLFDRLEELKEETDFEFGKEEIPKAIEQAIEGIDRVAKIVRAMKEFSHPEQKDKTPMNLKQTIQTTITVAKNEWKYVAEMKTDFDKDLPEVDLLPDEFNQVVLNLILNAVDAIKEKLEQGNHNEKGVITISTGMKDNFAIIKVEDNGNGIPKNVLTKIYDPFFTTKEVGQGTGQGLSICRDIIVNKHNGSIDVESKVGEGTKFTIRIPIKQTVENHDDLIDL; encoded by the coding sequence ATGAAAAAAATAAAAATTATTGCTGTAGAAGATGATTCGCTCGTGGCAATTGATTTAAAAAACAAATTAGAGAAAATCGGGTATAATGTCTGTGGTGTTTATCCAAATGGAAGACAAGCCATAAAATCAATAGAAACAAACACGCCTGATTTAATTCTGATGGATATTGGTATTCAGGGTGACATAGATGGAGTTGAGACCGCTGAAATTATTCACGAGAAGTATAATCTGCCAATTATTTATTTAACGGCATACTCAGACGATGCGACCATAAAAAGGGTGGGATTTACCCCACAATGTGGGTATATTTTAAAGCCTTATACCCAACAATCACTAAGAGTTAATATTGAAACGGGGCTGAATCGGTTTAGGAATAAAATGGAAATTGAGAAAAACCGCAATGACCTTAAAAATCTTGTGCAAGGCCAAAATATTTTATTTGAAATAGCAAAAAAAATCTCCGCTGAAATAGAAATTGATAAACTGTTAAAAAGCACCACAGAAACCATACAAAAGGCATTCGGTTTTTATGGTGTCATGATTTTTCTAGTAGATGAGTGCACAGAAGAATCCTGCTTGATAATGCAAACTATTGCAGGCGGATATGAAAATATTTTCTTCAAAGGATTTGTCATAAAAATTGGCGAAGGAATGATCGGAAAAGCTGCTCAAACAAAAAAAACACAATTTTCTAACGATGTAAGCAAAAATCCGGATTATATTCGTAAAAGAGAAGAAATAGCCAAATCTGAAATCGCAATTCCCCTATTATATAGGAACAAGGTAATTGGCGTTCTGGATGTTCAAAGTAGAAAAAAAGATGCATATAAGGAATTAGACGGTATTTTGATGGAAACTATCAGCTCACAAATAGCTGTCGCAATTGTGAATGCAACATTATATAAAAAACTGCAGATTGAATTAAAAGAAAAATCAAAAGCACAGAGAGATATAAATATGGCAAATGAGCAGTTGGAAGGGATGGTTGAAAAAACAAACGCGTTTGCGAGAAGAATGGAGTTTAAAAATCTTGAACATGAAATTATTTTCAATACTACAGCAGAGGGTATGTTAATCGTAAAAAAAGATTTCAATATCTCTTTAGTCAACAATGCTGTTGTCGAATTAGTGGGTAAGCCGAAAAACAAAATAACAAAAAAGAAATGTTTTGAGATATTTCCCAATGAACTTTGTGGAACTGATAAATGCACTTTGAAGCAGATCTATAGTGGAAAAAATCATATTGAACAAGAATTTTTATTCAAGCATAAGTCCGGGAAACAAATTCCCTGCCTTTTAACTACGAACCGTTTTATCGGTGTTTCAGGAGAAACACTTGGTTTTGTGTCATCAATCAAAAATATGACACGGCGGAAAGAACTGGAACGCAAATTACTGCAATCACAAAAATTGGAATCAATCGGACAATTGGCAGCCGGAATAGCCCACGAAATAAATACACCGACTCAATATGTGGGCGATAATGTGCACTTCATGCAAGAGTATTTTCAAGGATTCTTGAAGATCATCAGCCATTATGATAGGATGATTAACAGTGCTACACCGCGTTCAATATCCCAAAATTTATTCGATAGATTGGAGGAATTGAAAGAAGAGACTGATTTTGAATTTGGCAAAGAAGAAATTCCAAAAGCAATTGAGCAAGCTATCGAAGGAATAGATAGAGTTGCAAAAATCGTGAGAGCAATGAAAGAGTTTTCCCATCCGGAGCAGAAAGATAAAACACCGATGAATCTAAAGCAAACCATACAAACCACTATTACGGTAGCTAAAAATGAGTGGAAATACGTTGCCGAAATGAAAACGGATTTCGACAAAGATTTACCTGAGGTGGATTTGCTCCCGGACGAATTTAATCAGGTTGTTCTCAATTTGATTCTGAATGCCGTTGATGCAATTAAGGAGAAACTTGAACAAGGCAATCATAACGAGAAGGGTGTGATCACAATTTCAACGGGAATGAAAGATAATTTTGCCATAATCAAAGTAGAGGATAACGGAAATGGTATTCCGAAAAATGTTCTCACAAAAATATACGATCCGTTTTTCACTACAAAGGAAGTTGGGCAAGGAACAGGTCAAGGGCTTTCTATCTGCCGAGATATAATTGTGAACAAGCATAATGGCAGTATTGATGTAGAATCCAAAGTTGGTGAGGGAACGAAATTTACGATAAGAATTCCCATTAAACAAACCGTTGAAAATCACGATGACCTTATTGACCTGTAA